CCGACCTGCGAGAGTTTTAGAGACTCAGGAAATGCTCGGCAATTATCGCCGTAATCAGCAATATCGTTATGAACTGCCATTGCTTTCCGCGCCGATTGAATGGGCAGAGCAAGCGATTCCGCTTGACCCTTATGCGCTTGGCTTGATGCTCGGTGATGGTTGTATTTCGGATAAAACCTCGCCATCTTTTGCAACCGCCGATACGGAACTGGTTTCGTCACTCAGCGCGGCCTTTTCGGGTAAGAGTTTGAACATTCGCCGTAAATCAGCGGGTGATTATGTCATCGTAAATCCGTTAGCCGGAAAAGGCGGCAACAAGTTTACCCCGGTTCGTAATCCGCTCACCGTAGCGTTACGCGAATTGCAATTATCCGGCACCTATTCGAGCACAAAATTTATTCCCGAAACGTATCTTTATAACCGCGCAGAAATTCGCATCGCGGTTTTGCAAGGGTTGTTGGATACAGATGGTGGTCCGGTTTCACAGGAAGGGCGAACCTGTCGCATTCAATACTCAACTACATCTGAACGACTGAAAGACGATGTAGTTTTTCTGGTACGTTCGCTGGGCGGTGTCGCGCACTGGCGTAAACCGGGATTCGCTAACGGCAGACCGGTTGCTTATCGCAATGACGCATACATTCTGGATATTCGTTTGCCTGAGCGCATCAAACCGTTCCGCTTAAAACGGAAAGCAGAAATATATGAAGCCGCAGGCGGCGGTCGTCCCATGCGATTTATCAAAAACATCGACTATGTAGGTGAGCAGGAAACGCAGTGCATTCGCGTCGCTGCAAGCGATTCGCTTTACCTGACCGATGATTTTATTCTGACCCATAACACCCTGGGGGATGCGTTTATCATTTTGGATGAAGCGCAAAATACCACCACCGAGCAGATGAAAATGTTTTTGACGCGCATCGGGTTTGGTTCGCAGGCGGTCATCACCGGCGACGTGACGCAAATTGATTTACCTACAGGAAAACGTTCGGGGCTGGTCGAAGCGCAAAATATTTTAAAAGGCATCGAAGGCATCGAATTCATTTATTTCAACGAAAAAGATGTGGTGCGCCATCAACTGGTACAGATGATTATTCAGGCTTACGAGCGCAGCACGAAGACCAATTTTGAAGAAAAACTCTGATAAATGCGAATTGCGGATTGCGGATTGCAACAGGTGTCATTGTCTTTCAGCAATTCGCAGGCAAGCGATGGGTATGAAAATGAAAAAAGGTAAAGCGATGAAAAAGCAAATCCGCCATCCGCAATCCAACTGGGCGTGGACGGAATTTGCCAGTGCATCCGCAATCCGCAATCCGCAATCCGCAATCCGCAATTAAGTTATGCCCAAGCCCGCAACAACTCGTTCCCCGCGCGCGACTAAAGCCCTTGATGGCGTGAAGCGATTTTCTGCGACCATTTCCGATCAGGCGTTTATTGATGCAGGCGTTGGCATCTTTATTATCGTGGCGCTTTCCATGCTGTTGCTCAAAAGTTATCAGCAACCGCAAATCCAACCGCTGCCCGCCGGAACCACTGCGCCTGCCGACATCATCGCGCCACAGGATTTACGGGTTGAAGACCACACCGAAACCGAACGATTGCGCGCGGAAGCCGCCGCCGCCGTATTGCCGGTTTACGATTATGTGCAAAAAGATGTGCGCGATATGCGCAGCCGGGTTGCCCAGATGTTTGAAATCGGGCGCACCGCTGAACCGGAAATCACCAATGATCAACTGAGCGAAAAAATCCAACAGGAAACCGGCATCATTGTGGATGACGAACAATTGCAGACCCTGTTGCGACATCGCTTCGGGTTTGAGTTGGAGAAATTGTTGATTGATCATTTTGAATCGGTGATGGCTGCCGGTGTGGTGACCAATCGCAGTCAACTCATGAAAT
The nucleotide sequence above comes from Acidobacteriota bacterium. Encoded proteins:
- a CDS encoding PhoH family protein, with the protein product MKTVSLPEEAIRSLFGPYDENIKQLESLIPVRVNLRGNELIIEGEEADAHVVEQILTDYAALFKEGQRMSNDELKSAFKQIAEDRAYRLRDYFTKARINPAGKKQVVAKSFNQRRYLEAIEKSDIVFGIGPAGTGKTFLAVAMAVQALMQKRVNRIVLARPAVEAGEKLGFLPGDLQDKVDPYLRPLYDSLFDLVDYERVTKLLEKRVIEVAPLAFMRGRAQPLNSLLMTPTGWRKMGDIEVGDFVIGSDGKPTMVTGVFPQGKKAVYRLTMTDGSSAIACAEHLWQVKTLEDKQRNRPARVLETQEMLGNYRRNQQYRYELPLLSAPIEWAEQAIPLDPYALGLMLGDGCISDKTSPSFATADTELVSSLSAAFSGKSLNIRRKSAGDYVIVNPLAGKGGNKFTPVRNPLTVALRELQLSGTYSSTKFIPETYLYNRAEIRIAVLQGLLDTDGGPVSQEGRTCRIQYSTTSERLKDDVVFLVRSLGGVAHWRKPGFANGRPVAYRNDAYILDIRLPERIKPFRLKRKAEIYEAAGGGRPMRFIKNIDYVGEQETQCIRVAASDSLYLTDDFILTHNTLGDAFIILDEAQNTTTEQMKMFLTRIGFGSQAVITGDVTQIDLPTGKRSGLVEAQNILKGIEGIEFIYFNEKDVVRHQLVQMIIQAYERSTKTNFEEKL